The DNA sequence TCCACCGACACCACGTCCCCGTTGCGCAGCTTGTGGCGGAACGGGGCGATGGCGCCGTTGACGCGCACGCTGTGGCAGTGGTGTCCGAGGTCCGTGTGCACGGCGTAGGCGAAGTCCAGCGCCGTGGCGCCGCGTGGGAAGGTCTTCACGTCGCCCTGGGGCGTGAACACGTAGACCTCCTCGGGGAAGAGGTCACCGCGCACCGAGTCGTAGAACTCGGCCGGGTCGGCCACGTCCTTCTGGAACTCCATCAGCTGGCGCAGCCAGGCGAAGCGCGCCGCGTCCCGGGCTTCGAGCCCGCCCGTGTTGCTCTTGTACTGCCAGTGCGCCGCGATGCCGAGCTCCGCGGTGCGGTGCATCTCGTGGGTGCGGATCTGCACCTCGACGCGGCGGTTGCCGGGACCGATGACCGTCGTGTGCAGCGACTGGTACATGTTGGGCTTCGGGAGCGCGACGTAGTCCTTGAAGCGCCCGGGCACGGGGGTCCACTCGGAGTGCACCACGCCGAGCGCCGCATAGCAGTCGGAGACGTTCTCGACGAGCACGCGGAACGCGATGAAGTCCTGCACCTGCTCGAACTCGCAGTCCGAGCGCTTCATCTTGCGCCAGATGGAGTAGAGGTTCTTGCGGCGCCCGGTCACGTCCACCGCGAAGCCGCGCGTGAGCAGCATCTTGCGCAGCCGTGTGACGACGTCCCCGATGAGCTTGTCCGTGTCCTTCGCGATGGCGGACACCTGCTCGTCCAGGCGCGCGTAGTCGACCGGGTGCAGGTAGCGGAACGCCAGGTCCTCCAGCTCGATGCGCAGCCACTGGATACCGAGGCGGGCCGCGAGCGCGGCGTAGATCTCGAGCGTCTCGCGGGCGATGCGCTCCTGCGAGTCCGGCTTCATGTGCTCGAGCGTGCGCATGTTGTCGAGCCGGTCGGCCAACTTGACCACGAGCACTCGGATGTCGCGCGCCATGGCGACGACCATCTTGCGGAAGCTCTCGGCCTGGAGGTCTTCCTTGGACGCGAAGTTGATGTTGCCGAGCTTGGTGACGCCGTCCACCAAGAAGGCGATCTCGTCTCCGAACTCGGCCTTCAGCTGCGCGTCGGTGATGCCGCAGTCCTCGACCACGTCGTGCAGCAGGGCGGCGCAGATGCTCGACACGTCGAGCTTCATCTCGGCGATGATGCCCGCCACCGACACGGGGTGGACGAAGTACGGGTCCCCCGACTTGCGCATCTGACCGTCGTGACACTTCGCCGCGAAAACGTAGGCCTTCTCGATCAGCGCGGTGTCCGCGCCGGGCTGATAGACCTTAACTTTCTGAACGATGTCGTTGAGTCGCACGATGGTTGGGGGGGAGCGAGACTCTGGCCCGCCCCCGGAAAACGGAACGGAGTGCCAAACTAACACCGCCATGCGGGGGTGCCAAGCAAGGGACGTTTACGAAACAGTCGGATTCAGTCGTCGATGGTGACAACCCCCGACGCCCCGAGGTTCCGGCCAAGGCCAGGTCGAACAGCTCGATGCGTACCACTCCGTCGGCCGGGGCCTCGAAGTGCCGGACGAAGCGCTGCGACCCGAACGCGCCCGTCAGGGTGGCCCGCACGTCGTAGTGCCCCGGAGCCACCCTGATGGCGTGCTCCACCAAGCGCGGCCCCTCCTCGCCGAAGCCGAAGCGGGCGCTGCCGAGGTCGTCGTCCCCGTCTTGGTAGACCAGCTCGAGGCCCGACACCGCCTGGTGCGCAGGGCCCAGGTCGTAGCGCAGCTGCACTTCCCTGGGAATGACCGGTAGGAAGCGCGAGGCGACCACGAGCACCCCGACGACCGCGACCACGCGAGCGAGGCGCGTTCGGTTACGCCGGAAGAACTCGGACAGGCGCGCAGGCAGACCCATCCCGGGATCGTAGCAGGGTCGCGACGGTGCGCTTCCGGTGCTTCAGGCGAACTTCTGCTTTCGCTCGAGCCCCTGCGCGTGGCTCACTGCGCCCGTGGCCGGCCTCACCCCCTATCAGCGCAAGCTCCTCGCGTTCCTGAGCGTGGCGACGTTCTTCGAGGGCTACGACTTCTTCGCGATCACCCAGCTGCTGCCCCACCTGCGGGCGGAGTTCGAGATGGACAAGACCGCGACCGGGGTGCTCTTGGGCGCCACCAACATCGGCGCCATCCTCGCGTTCTTCCTGGTGCGGGCGGCGGACCGCTTCGGCCGTCGGCGCCTGCTGGGCATCACCATCGCGGGCTACACGCTCTTCACCATCACCAGCGGCCTGGCCGTCAGCGCGTGGGACTTCGGGCTGAGTCAGCTGTTGGCCAAGGTGTTCCTGCTGGCCGAGTGGGCGCTGGCCATGGTGGTGGCCGCGGAGGAGTTCCCAGCGGAGAAGCGCGGCACGGTGATCGGGATCATCCAGGCCTTCAACTCGCTGGGCGCCATCATCTGTGCGGGCGTGGTGCCCATGCTCGTCACCCTGCACTTCGGGTGGCGGTCGGTCTACTTCGTAGGAATCCTCCCGCTCTTGGCCCTCGCCTACCTGCGCCGGGGGATGCAGGAGACCACCCGCTTCGCCGCCGTGCGCGCCGAGAGCGGCGGCGAGGAGCCGGGCCTGTTCCACATCTGGCGCACCCCCTACCGAGGGGCCGTGCTGCGGATGGCGGCCATCTGGTTCTTTGCGTACATCGCCGCACAGTGCGGCATCAGCTTCTGGAAGGACTACGCCATGGCGGAGATCCACCTGGAGGAGCAGCAGGCGGGCAACGCCATCGCCCAGGCCGCGGTGGTGGCCATGCCGCTCAACTTCGCGGCGGGCTACCTGATCGACCGCATCGGCCGCCGCTGGGGCGCGGCGCTGGTGTTCGGCACGGGGTCGGTGTCCATCTACTTCGCCTACACGCTCACCAGCCTGCCAGCGCTGACCGTGGCGCTCATCTTCGCGGTGTTCAGCGTGAGCTCCTACCTGCCCATCCTGAACGCCTACAGCACGGAGCTCTTCCCCACCGAGCTGCGCGCCTCGGCCTTCGCCTGGTGCAACAACATCCTCGGGCGCGTGAGCTACGTGCTGGCCCCGGCCATGGTGGGCTACCTGGCGGACCAGGCGGGCGCGTACGGGCCCGTCGTGGTGTGGACGGCGGTCTTCCCGCTGGTGACCACGGGGCTGGTGTTCGCGCTGCTGCCGGAGACCAAGGGGCTCGACCTGGAGGCGACGTCGGCGCTGCACTGAACGCGCCCACAGCCTCGCGGTGCGAAGTTCCGAATCAGGGTGGGAGCGGCGTGATGCCATCGACCGCCACGCGCAGGTGCATCGGGGACAGCGGAATCGTGGAAGACGCGCCCGCGACACCCGTCGTCACGGACATCGTGAACCTCGCATCCGCGCCGCAGTCCAGCCCGATGAGCACTGTGTCGTAAGCGGGTAGCGCGACCAGGAGTGGCGGACGCGTGGTGGTCACCGCACCGACGAGGCGCGGATCGAGGAGGCGCGTGGACTCGTAGTAGTACCCGTTCTTGATGGTCAACACATTGCCGCACGAAGGGGGGAACCCGTTGGGCAACGGGGCCAGCTCGGCCAGGGTGTTCTCGAGCGCCGCGGCATGGGCCTGGTCGGACGAGAGGCCGAGCGCTCCCGCGTCCGCCGCCCCGTAGACACGGCTCATCGGTAGGGAGTCCACCATGACGATCGCGACGAACTCGCCCACGACGTGTCGGATGACTGCGCCCTCGATCAAGGTCGCGACCTGTTCGCCATGGGGGCGCGTGCGGATGGCTAGCCGGAGGTGTTCACGGGAAGCCGCGTCCAAGCCCCGGTGCTCGCGCAGGGCCGTGACCACGTCGTCCATGAAAGCATTGACCGTCGCATCGCAGTCCAGTGGCTTCTCGAGGCAGTCACCCCAGACAGCTTCGAGAGAGACGCGCGCGGTCCTGCACTCTACGGTGCGAGCGTCAGCGTCGGCGCAGCCGCCCTCGGGCACACGTTGCGCGAGGGCCTCGGCGAACAGCCACGTGAACCCCTCTCCATCGAAGTCGGCGGCGGCGTCCGAGTAGGTCGTCGGCGGCGCGGGGAACGCACCGCCGCAGGAATGGACCGGCTGCGCGCAACCCGTGCCCAGAACGGCCACGAGGACCAAGGCGAGGCGGGCGAGGCGGCGCGTGACACGCATGCAGCAGACACTACACCCCCTCGCGCGGGGGTGCAGCCAGCGTACGCGCTGCCGAAACCGCAGCGCCGCAGCTCACGTGACCCATACCCATGCGAAACGTGCTCGGTCCCCGCCGCCCCGCGGCCATGCTACGTTCCGAGGCATGGGTGCTCCCGCCGAGAAGCGCGCCACGTACCAGGATGTGCAAGAGGCGCCCGCGCACATGGTGGCGCAGCTGGTGGATGGCGAGCTGAACCTGCAGCCCCGCCCGCGGGCGCTGCATGCCCGCAGCGCGTCGGTGCTCGGCGGGTTGCTGGAGCCTCCGCTCGGCTGGGGGGACGGCGGGGGCCCCGGAGGCTGGGTCATCCTGGACGAGCCCGAGATCCACTTCGGCGACGACGTGCTGGTGCCAGACCTCGCGGGGTGGCGCCGGGAGCGCATGCCCGAGCTGCCCGACGTGGTGTACTTCGAGCTCGCGCCCGACTGGGTGTGCGAGGTGCTGTCGCCCAGCACGGCGGGCTTCGACCGCGTGAAGAAGCTCCCGGTGTACGCAGCGCATGGGGTCTCGCACGCATGGCTGGTGGACCCGGCCGAGCAGACCCTCGAGGTGCTGGAGCTGAGCGATGGGCGCTGGACCATGGTGGGCGCCTTCCAGGGAGACGTGCCAGTGTGCGCAGGGCCGTTCCCGACGGTGACGCTCCCCCTCGGGCGCCTCTGGACGCGCTGAGCAGCACGCTCCCGAAGGGCTCGGCCCCGGATGCCGCTGCCGTGAGGTGAGAACGCGCGGGGGCAGCTACGTGGCGTGCAGCTGTCGACTGGCGTGAGCCAGGAACACGTCGCCCGCCGCGCCGTCGTAGCTCACGCGACCGTCGACGAGCTGCACCACGCGGTCGCAGCGCGCCGCGAGGGCCAGGTCGTGCGTGACGATGATGAACGCCGTCCGCGCCTCGGCGTGGTGCTGCCGCATGACCTCGAAGACGCGCGCTGCGCTGCCCGTGTCGAGGTTGCCCGTGGGCTCGTCGGCCAGCACCACGCTGGGCGTCTGGACGAGCGCGCGCGCCAGGGCCACGCGCTGCTGCTGCCCTCCGCTCAGCTCGCCGGCGGGTGCGTCGATCTTGTCGGCCAGGTCCACCTGCCGCAGCAGCACCTCGGCGCGCGCGCGCATGCTGGCCTTCATGCGCCCCTGCACGGCGGCCATGGGCAGCGCCACGTTCTCCCAGGCGCGCAGCGTGGGGAGCAGATGGTGGAACTGGAAGACGAAGCCGAGCGCCGAGCCGCGCAGCGCCGTCCGGCGCGTGTCGTCGAGCCCGCTGGTGGCCGCGCCCTGCACCCACAGCTCGCCCGCGGTGGGCACGTCCAAGAGCCCGAGCAGGTTCAGGAACGTGCTCTTGCCCGAGCCGCTGGGGCCCACCAAGGCCACGAACTCGCCCTCGTCGATGCACAGGTCGATGCCGTGCAGGACGCGCACCCCCGGCTGGAACTCTTTGACGAGCCCCTCGCAGCGCAGCACCGGCGCGCCACCATCGCTGTGCGCGTCAGCCATGGCGGATGGCCACCGCGGGATCGAGGCGCGCCGCACGCAGCGCAGGCATGGCCGCGGCCAGCACGCCCGTCAGGATGGCGAGCGCGCTCGCGCCACCGAACACCCACAGCTCGTAGCGGATGCGGAAGGTGGGCCCCGAAGGGACCCGGCTCATCGCGTCCTGGAACGCGGCCAAGAGCAGCACCCCGAGCCCCGAGCCGAACAGCGCGCCCAGCAGGCCCAGGAGCGCCCCCTGCAAGAGGAAGATGCGCAACACGGCGGAGCGGGACGTGCCGATGGCGCGCAGGATGCCGATCTGCCCCTGCTTCTGCACCACCGACACGACCAGCACCGACGCGATGCCCATCGCCACCGCGATCAGCACGAACACCCGGATGAGCGTCGTGCTCATGGACTGCGAGCGAAGCGCCGACAGCAGCTGCGCGTTCTTGGCCATCCAGCTCTCGGCCGCGAGCCCCGTGCGGCGGCGCAGTCGGGTCGCCACCTCTTCGGCCGCGAAGACGTCGTCCACCTTCACGTCCAGGTGTGTGACGCCCCCGGGGATCTGCAAGAGCGCCTGGGCGCTGCGCAGCGCCACCAGCAACCACTGCGAGTCCGACGCGGGGCCGCCCAGGTCGAAGATGCCGCGCACGATGAAGCGCGCCTCGCTCCCGTCACCTGCGGTGACGCGCACGGTGTCCCCGAGACTGACGCCGAGCTCTGCGGCGAGCTCGTCCCCGAGCACGGTGTCCTGACCGCCGACGCGGTACTCGCCCGCCACGATGTTCTCGGCGATGGGCACGACGCGCGCGTACTCGTCCGGGCGCACGCCCTGCAGCAACACGGTGGCGGTCACGCTCCCCCGACGCGCCAGCGCAGGCCCCGACACCCGCGGCGCGACCACCGTCACCCCGCGCAGCTCACGCGTGCGCGCGGCCGTCGCAGGCCACTCGTCGATGGAACGCAGGCGCTGGCTGGGCCGCTGGATGTCGCGCCCCACGAACACGCCCTCGGCGGGGTCGGGACGCAGCAGGGGACGGGCCACCTCCTCGGGGGGCTCGAGCGTCACGTGCGCCAAGCTGCCCAGGGTCTTGTCGATCAGATCCTCCTGCAGCCCCGCGATGAGCGCGGTGATGAAGACCTGCACGGCCACGCCGACCGCCACGCCCACCACGATGAGCGCCGTCTGCGAGCGCCCGTCGCGAAAGAACCGCAGCGCCAAGAACCACGTGAACGGCACTCAGCGAACCTCCGACGTGGCGGGGGTCGGACGCTCGCTCGGGTCGACGCGCGCGCCCTCCTCGAGCGCGGCCAGCGACACGCCCGTGGCCGCGAGGACCACGCGGTCGCCCCGCTCGAGCCCGCGCGTGACCTCGTACAGCTCGCCCGCCCGCAGCCCCACCGCCACGGGCCTGCGGACGGCGCGACCGTCCGAGACCACCCACACGGACGGAGCGGCGCCGCCTGGCTCCTCGATGGCCTCCGCCGGGCAGATCACCACGTCGGGCAGCCGCGCCAGCTCGATCTCCACGGACGCCGTCATCCCCGGGAGCAGGAAGTCCGGGACCGGTTCCGCGATGGCGAGCTCGACCTTGACCGTACCGCGCGTCGCGTCGACGGCCGGGGCGATGCGCAGCACGCTCGCCGGAAACGTGAGGTCCGGGCGCGCCTCCACCGACGCCAGGGCCGACTGCCCCACCCGGATGAACGCGAGGTGGCTCTCGTCCGGGTGCACCTCGAGGCGCGGGGCGCCGTCTGCCACGAACTCGAGCAGCGCCTGCCCCGCCTGCACCACCTCGCCGGGCTCCACGTTGCGCTGCAGCACGCGGCCCGCCGCGGGGGCGCGCAGGGCGGTCTGTTCGAGGCGCCGCTCGGCGCTGCGCAGCGCGGCTTGGGTGCGGCGCAGCGCTGCGACGGTGAGCCGCACGTCAACGCCTCCCGCGCTCGCGCTCTCGGCCTCCGCCTCGGCCTGACGCAGCTGCGCCGCCGAGGTGTCCCGCGCGCGACGCGCGTCGTCCAGCTGCTCCGACGGGAGCACACCACGGCTGACCAGATCGTCCGTGCGCGCGTAGCGCAGCTGGGCCTGGTCGGCCTCAGCTTGGGCGCGGGCCTCTGCGGCGAGGGCCACCCGCACGCCCGTGTTGCGCAGCCGCGCCAGGCGCACCTGAGCCTCGGCCACGGCCGCGCGCGCCTCTTCCACGGCGGCGCGCGCGTTCGCGTCGTCCAGCTGGAGCAGCACCTCGCCTTCGTCCACGTGTTGCCCCTCGTCCACGCTGACGCTCACGACGCGGCCGCTCACCTCCGGCCCCAGCGTCGTGCGCCGTGGCGCCTCCACTTGCCCAGACGTGACGACCGTGCGGACCAGGGTGCCCCGCGTCACCCGCGCGGTCTCCACGCGCACCTCGCGCCCCACCGTCCACCAAGCCGCCAGGGCGGCGCCGAACGCGACCACCACGATGGAGGCCAGCAGCCGGGATCGGAGCGAGCGCGCGCGGGGGGCAGACATGCGAGGAAGGTAGCCTGGCTGGGCGTGGAGACAACGCCGCGGCATCCACGTCTGGAGGCTCGGCCACCCACGCGGGACGACGCCGTGCCGGGGAGGTGCAAGGCGCGGCGGACACGACTATGCTCCGCGCGCGCGACCCGATCGGCTGAGCGTCCCGTGCGGAGAGTCCTCCCGTGACGGCAACCGGCAGCCCTGGCCCCTCCTTACGCTTGTGACAGACACGACTACCGAAAGCCCCTCCCCCGCTCCGTCCACCCCGGCGACGCAGCGCGCCCCGCTCCCCCGCGAGCGCCAGCTGGGCTGGTCGGCCTTTGCGCTGGGCGTCACGGCGATGTTCCTGCTCATGTCCAACAGCGACCACGCCCCGGGCGGAGTGCTGCTGGGCATGTTCGCCACGCTCGTGGCCGCGCTCGGACTGCTCGCGGGGCTCGGCTGCTTCGCCCGCACGGACGGCGCGGCGCCGTTCACGGCGTCCCCGCTCGGGCATGCGGCGGGCGAACCGTGGTTCCGTCGGCCGAGCATCATGCTGCCCGTCAGCCTCGGCGTGGTCGTCGCGTGCGCGCTCGTGTTCGGCGTCGAGACCTTCCGCGTCGACGACGTCTTCGGGATCCCCCTGGACGTGGCGTACCTGACCGTCGCCATCGTGCTCGCGCTCCTGCTGCTGGTCCCGGCGGCCATCACCCGCCCCGGGCTCGGCGTGTTCGTCGTGGTGGGGCTGGTCTACCTCCCCACGCTGGGTATGCCCGCGCTGTGGGACCCGTGGGAGACCCACTACGGCGAGGTGGCGCGCGAGATCCTGGCGCGCGACGACTGGATCAGCACGTGGTGGGCCCACGAGAAGTGGTTCATGTCCAAGCCCATCCTCATCTTCTGGATGGAGGCGCTCGCCATGGGCGCGCTGGGCGTGGACTACCTGCCCGACGCGAACCCGCTGCACCCCGAGTGGGCGGTGCGCCTGCCCATCATGCTGCTGTCCATCGCGGCGCTGATGGTGGTCTACGGCACGGTGAAGCGCCTGTTCAATGCCCGCGCCGGCGCGTTCGCCGCCCTGGCCATGGCGACCGCGCCACACTTCTTCTTCCTCGCGCACCAGGCCATCACGGACATGTCCATGGTGGGCAACATGACCATCGCGGTGTGCCTGTTGGGCCTCGCGCTGGCCGAGTCCCCCGACCGCGAGGTCACGCGCTACCGGGTGGGCCCGCTCGAGCTCTCGTTCCAGCACGTCATCATGGGGCTCTTGCTGGTGACGGTCCTGCCGCAGGCGCTCTACCTCGTCACGCGCAACGTGACGTGGTTCTCACGCGGCTTCGCCTGGCACAAGGACGAGTTCTTCTACGGCTCGGCGGGCAACGACGGCATCCCCGGCAACCCGGACATCGCGGACCAGACGGCCGTGTTCAACGAGCTGTGGTTTCAGCCGGGCGTGCAGGGCCTGCTGTGGCTCGCGGGCCTCGCCGGGGTGGTCTACCTGCTGCTCCGCGAGCGCCGCGCACAGGCGCTGGCCATGTACGGCTTCTACTACTTCTGTGGCCTGGCCTTCATGGGCAAGGGCATCCCGGGCTTCGCGCTACCGGGGCTCGTCGCGCTGCTGTACCTCGTCTCGTCGACGCGCTGGGACGTGCTGCTGAGCGGCCAGCTCAGGGTCCTCCCCGGGACGCTGACGCTCGCCGTGACGGGCCTGCCTTGGTACGTGGCGATGTACATGCGGCACGGGCCTGCGTTCACGCAGCAGCTGCTCATCCACGACCACATCAACCGCCTCGCGCGCGGCGTGCACATGGACGAGACGTCGCCGGGCAGCTTCGGCTACTACGTGCTGCAGCTGGGCTTCGCGACGTTCCCGTACATCGGCCTCCTGCCGTTCGCTGTGGTGGCGTTCATGTGGCTGCGGCGCCGCCAGCACACGGCCGTGTCCGCCAGCGACGGGCGCGCGTACCACCAGCGGCAGTTCCTGATGCTGCTCGCGCTGTGGTTCTTCGCGGCGTTCGTGCTGTTCAGCGCGATGGCCACGCGCTTCCACCACTACATCTTCCCGGCCGTGGTGCCCGCCATGATCCTGGTGGGGCTCATGCTGGACGCGATGTGCGGCGAAGACCTGCGCCCGGTGCGCGTGCGCTTCGCCACAGTCGTGCTCGCCGGGCTCGCGCCGCTGAGCTTCGTGGTGGGCTTCGCCAACATGATGGGCAACGTGCGGGGCATCCTCCCGCGCGGCGAAGAGGGCACGGACTGGGTGCTGGCCGCCGCACAGCGCAACCAGGGCATCGGGCTGCTGCTGATGGCGGTCGGCCTGTGCGCCGCGGGAGGGGCCCTCTACCTGCTGCGCACCGGCGCAACCGAGTCGCAGACGGGGCGCGCCAAGAACCGCCTCGCCCTGCCGCTGACCGTTGCGTGCCTCGGCGGCGCGTGCCTGGTGGCCTTCGTGGCGCGCGACATGAGCTGGGTCACGCAGCAGCGGCCGCACGGCTACGAGCGGTTGATCCACCTCTACGTCTACAACTACAACCGCCCGTGGCCGACGCAGTTCGACTACCGGCCCATCCTCACTGCGTTCGGCATCGTGGGCAGCGTGCTCTTGGGGCTCGCGGCGGTGCCCGCGCTGCGTGCCTGGGGGGCCCGGCTGCTGGTGGGCTTCTCGGTGGTGTTCGCGGCCTGGACGGTCAACGTCTACTTCTCGGACCTGAGCGACCACTGGGGCCTCAAGCCGCTGATGACGCAGTACTACGAGCTGCGCGAGGGTCCCGAG is a window from the Sandaracinaceae bacterium genome containing:
- a CDS encoding bifunctional (p)ppGpp synthetase/guanosine-3',5'-bis(diphosphate) 3'-pyrophosphohydrolase; amino-acid sequence: MVRLNDIVQKVKVYQPGADTALIEKAYVFAAKCHDGQMRKSGDPYFVHPVSVAGIIAEMKLDVSSICAALLHDVVEDCGITDAQLKAEFGDEIAFLVDGVTKLGNINFASKEDLQAESFRKMVVAMARDIRVLVVKLADRLDNMRTLEHMKPDSQERIARETLEIYAALAARLGIQWLRIELEDLAFRYLHPVDYARLDEQVSAIAKDTDKLIGDVVTRLRKMLLTRGFAVDVTGRRKNLYSIWRKMKRSDCEFEQVQDFIAFRVLVENVSDCYAALGVVHSEWTPVPGRFKDYVALPKPNMYQSLHTTVIGPGNRRVEVQIRTHEMHRTAELGIAAHWQYKSNTGGLEARDAARFAWLRQLMEFQKDVADPAEFYDSVRGDLFPEEVYVFTPQGDVKTFPRGATALDFAYAVHTDLGHHCHSVRVNGAIAPFRHKLRNGDVVSVETRKDQHPSKDWLDHVVTGKARARIRQYLRERERERSVRLGRELLEREVHKRELSFSKFLKGPQLKKTLDHFKMQSAEELFAAVGYGRVSVASAVEVIAPEASSEERKSLEPGLIEKTMRRIQPKTTDEGILIEGMDGLLVRFAKCCNPVAGDNVTGWITRGRGVTVHRRECPKAMELDAARKVNVAWASNARMDLPVDIRVTTNDRQGILALVSGVFTDHKLSIREANCRSETTDRAVNVFHVHVADVKQLRTVMRDIEKLTGVMAVERI
- a CDS encoding MFS transporter; protein product: MAGLTPYQRKLLAFLSVATFFEGYDFFAITQLLPHLRAEFEMDKTATGVLLGATNIGAILAFFLVRAADRFGRRRLLGITIAGYTLFTITSGLAVSAWDFGLSQLLAKVFLLAEWALAMVVAAEEFPAEKRGTVIGIIQAFNSLGAIICAGVVPMLVTLHFGWRSVYFVGILPLLALAYLRRGMQETTRFAAVRAESGGEEPGLFHIWRTPYRGAVLRMAAIWFFAYIAAQCGISFWKDYAMAEIHLEEQQAGNAIAQAAVVAMPLNFAAGYLIDRIGRRWGAALVFGTGSVSIYFAYTLTSLPALTVALIFAVFSVSSYLPILNAYSTELFPTELRASAFAWCNNILGRVSYVLAPAMVGYLADQAGAYGPVVVWTAVFPLVTTGLVFALLPETKGLDLEATSALH
- a CDS encoding Uma2 family endonuclease, with protein sequence MGAPAEKRATYQDVQEAPAHMVAQLVDGELNLQPRPRALHARSASVLGGLLEPPLGWGDGGGPGGWVILDEPEIHFGDDVLVPDLAGWRRERMPELPDVVYFELAPDWVCEVLSPSTAGFDRVKKLPVYAAHGVSHAWLVDPAEQTLEVLELSDGRWTMVGAFQGDVPVCAGPFPTVTLPLGRLWTR
- a CDS encoding ABC transporter ATP-binding protein, yielding MADAHSDGGAPVLRCEGLVKEFQPGVRVLHGIDLCIDEGEFVALVGPSGSGKSTFLNLLGLLDVPTAGELWVQGAATSGLDDTRRTALRGSALGFVFQFHHLLPTLRAWENVALPMAAVQGRMKASMRARAEVLLRQVDLADKIDAPAGELSGGQQQRVALARALVQTPSVVLADEPTGNLDTGSAARVFEVMRQHHAEARTAFIIVTHDLALAARCDRVVQLVDGRVSYDGAAGDVFLAHASRQLHAT
- a CDS encoding ABC transporter permease; the encoded protein is MPFTWFLALRFFRDGRSQTALIVVGVAVGVAVQVFITALIAGLQEDLIDKTLGSLAHVTLEPPEEVARPLLRPDPAEGVFVGRDIQRPSQRLRSIDEWPATAARTRELRGVTVVAPRVSGPALARRGSVTATVLLQGVRPDEYARVVPIAENIVAGEYRVGGQDTVLGDELAAELGVSLGDTVRVTAGDGSEARFIVRGIFDLGGPASDSQWLLVALRSAQALLQIPGGVTHLDVKVDDVFAAEEVATRLRRRTGLAAESWMAKNAQLLSALRSQSMSTTLIRVFVLIAVAMGIASVLVVSVVQKQGQIGILRAIGTSRSAVLRIFLLQGALLGLLGALFGSGLGVLLLAAFQDAMSRVPSGPTFRIRYELWVFGGASALAILTGVLAAAMPALRAARLDPAVAIRHG
- a CDS encoding efflux RND transporter periplasmic adaptor subunit; translated protein: MSAPRARSLRSRLLASIVVVAFGAALAAWWTVGREVRVETARVTRGTLVRTVVTSGQVEAPRRTTLGPEVSGRVVSVSVDEGQHVDEGEVLLQLDDANARAAVEEARAAVAEAQVRLARLRNTGVRVALAAEARAQAEADQAQLRYARTDDLVSRGVLPSEQLDDARRARDTSAAQLRQAEAEAESASAGGVDVRLTVAALRRTQAALRSAERRLEQTALRAPAAGRVLQRNVEPGEVVQAGQALLEFVADGAPRLEVHPDESHLAFIRVGQSALASVEARPDLTFPASVLRIAPAVDATRGTVKVELAIAEPVPDFLLPGMTASVEIELARLPDVVICPAEAIEEPGGAAPSVWVVSDGRAVRRPVAVGLRAGELYEVTRGLERGDRVVLAATGVSLAALEEGARVDPSERPTPATSEVR
- a CDS encoding glycosyltransferase family 39 protein, which encodes MTDTTTESPSPAPSTPATQRAPLPRERQLGWSAFALGVTAMFLLMSNSDHAPGGVLLGMFATLVAALGLLAGLGCFARTDGAAPFTASPLGHAAGEPWFRRPSIMLPVSLGVVVACALVFGVETFRVDDVFGIPLDVAYLTVAIVLALLLLVPAAITRPGLGVFVVVGLVYLPTLGMPALWDPWETHYGEVAREILARDDWISTWWAHEKWFMSKPILIFWMEALAMGALGVDYLPDANPLHPEWAVRLPIMLLSIAALMVVYGTVKRLFNARAGAFAALAMATAPHFFFLAHQAITDMSMVGNMTIAVCLLGLALAESPDREVTRYRVGPLELSFQHVIMGLLLVTVLPQALYLVTRNVTWFSRGFAWHKDEFFYGSAGNDGIPGNPDIADQTAVFNELWFQPGVQGLLWLAGLAGVVYLLLRERRAQALAMYGFYYFCGLAFMGKGIPGFALPGLVALLYLVSSTRWDVLLSGQLRVLPGTLTLAVTGLPWYVAMYMRHGPAFTQQLLIHDHINRLARGVHMDETSPGSFGYYVLQLGFATFPYIGLLPFAVVAFMWLRRRQHTAVSASDGRAYHQRQFLMLLALWFFAAFVLFSAMATRFHHYIFPAVVPAMILVGLMLDAMCGEDLRPVRVRFATVVLAGLAPLSFVVGFANMMGNVRGILPRGEEGTDWVLAAAQRNQGIGLLLMAVGLCAAGGALYLLRTGATESQTGRAKNRLALPLTVACLGGACLVAFVARDMSWVTQQRPHGYERLIHLYVYNYNRPWPTQFDYRPILTAFGIVGSVLLGLAAVPALRAWGARLLVGFSVVFAAWTVNVYFSDLSDHWGLKPLMTQYYELREGPEEPLLAFQMNWKAENFYTGNRVYTFVDLDTAPLARWIEQNRGKRVFVLVERTRLRTFTGMVGRPEVIEHTSTRLCSKFVLAEMTL